In Amycolatopsis solani, a single window of DNA contains:
- the argF gene encoding ornithine carbamoyltransferase gives MLRHFLRDDDVSPAEQQAILDIADALKADPLGNKTLAGKSITAIFEKNSTRTRFSFEVGISQLGGHPVIVDGRSMQLGREETIEDTSRVLSRYVDGIVWRTFAQKRIEAMASAASIPVVNALTDEFHPCQALTDLMTIRERKGKLAGLTLVYLGDGANNMAHSLLLAGVTAGMHVRVVSPLGFQPDQQVMLDAKKRGEETGGTATVFTDPYEAVAGADVLVTDTWTSMGQENDGLDRVGPFRALQVNAELLKKAADDAIVLHCLPAHRGWEITDEVIDGPASAVWDEAENRLHAQKALLVWLFEESRR, from the coding sequence ATGCTCCGCCACTTCCTCCGCGACGACGACGTCAGTCCGGCCGAACAGCAGGCCATCCTGGACATCGCCGACGCGCTGAAGGCCGACCCGCTGGGGAACAAGACCCTGGCCGGCAAGTCCATCACGGCGATCTTCGAGAAGAACTCGACGCGCACCCGGTTCTCGTTCGAGGTCGGCATCAGCCAGCTCGGCGGGCACCCGGTGATCGTCGACGGCCGCTCGATGCAGCTCGGCCGCGAGGAAACCATCGAAGACACTTCGCGGGTGCTGTCCCGGTACGTCGACGGGATCGTCTGGCGGACCTTCGCCCAGAAGCGGATCGAGGCGATGGCGTCGGCGGCGTCGATCCCGGTGGTCAACGCGCTGACCGACGAGTTCCACCCGTGCCAGGCGCTCACCGACCTGATGACCATCCGCGAGCGGAAGGGGAAGCTCGCCGGGCTGACCCTCGTCTACCTCGGCGACGGCGCCAACAACATGGCGCATTCGCTACTGCTCGCCGGGGTCACCGCCGGGATGCACGTCCGGGTGGTCTCGCCGCTCGGCTTCCAGCCCGACCAGCAGGTCATGCTCGACGCCAAGAAGCGCGGCGAGGAGACCGGCGGCACGGCCACCGTCTTCACCGACCCGTACGAGGCGGTCGCCGGCGCGGACGTGCTCGTCACCGACACGTGGACGTCGATGGGGCAGGAGAACGACGGCCTCGACCGGGTGGGCCCGTTCCGCGCCCTGCAGGTCAACGCCGAGCTGCTGAAGAAGGCCGCGGACGACGCGATCGTGCTGCACTGCCTGCCCGCGCACCGCGGCTGGGAGATCACCGACGAGGTGATCGACGGCCCGGCCAGCGCGGTGTGGGACGAAGCGGAGAACCGCCTGCACGCCCAGAAGGCCCTGCTGGTCTGGCTCTTCGAAGAGAGCCGGCGATGA
- a CDS encoding arginine repressor, whose amino-acid sequence MTSSRVGRQARITELVSTMTIRSQTELAKLLAAEGIEVTQATLSRDLDELGAVKLRGPDSGAPVYVIPEDGSPVRGVQGGTSRLSRLLAELMVSADSSGNLMVLRTPPGAAQFLASAIDRAALEEVVGSIAGDDTVAVIAREPLNGKELAARFATLAQRSADEGSP is encoded by the coding sequence ATGACCAGCAGCCGGGTGGGGCGGCAGGCGCGGATCACCGAGCTCGTGTCGACCATGACCATCCGCAGCCAGACCGAGCTGGCCAAGCTGCTGGCCGCCGAAGGCATCGAGGTCACGCAGGCGACGCTGTCGCGCGATCTCGACGAGCTCGGCGCGGTCAAGCTGCGCGGTCCGGACTCGGGGGCGCCGGTCTACGTGATCCCCGAAGACGGCAGCCCCGTCCGCGGGGTGCAGGGCGGCACCTCACGGCTCTCCCGGCTGCTGGCCGAACTGATGGTCTCGGCGGATTCGTCCGGAAACCTGATGGTGCTGCGGACCCCGCCGGGCGCGGCGCAGTTCCTCGCCAGCGCCATCGACCGCGCGGCGCTCGAAGAGGTCGTCGGCTCGATCGCGGGGGACGACACCGTCGCCGTGATCGCGCGGGAGCCCCTGAACGGCAAGGAACTGGCCGCGCGCTTCGCCACGCTCGCTCAACGATCGGCAGACGAAGGATCACCATGA